The following proteins come from a genomic window of Synergistaceae bacterium:
- the folK gene encoding 2-amino-4-hydroxy-6-hydroxymethyldihydropteridine diphosphokinase, protein MRIYFCLGSNLGDRVKNLRDSVRELATLGRIIKSSAIYETPAWGGVIQPDYLNACILLESYSQQEPSEILTRIKFFESKLGRLPSVRWGARKIDIDILLIDDLIYNTPELNIPHINLHNRLFVLVPLREILPESWTHPLSNKTISELIDPLRNKDAWPLRITEL, encoded by the coding sequence ATGAGAATATATTTTTGCTTAGGCTCGAATCTGGGCGACAGGGTTAAGAATTTGCGGGATTCAGTGAGAGAACTTGCTACACTGGGACGAATAATAAAATCAAGTGCTATATACGAGACTCCGGCATGGGGAGGCGTAATTCAACCCGATTATTTGAATGCCTGCATATTACTAGAGAGTTATTCACAGCAAGAACCCAGCGAAATATTAACGCGAATAAAATTTTTTGAGTCAAAACTTGGCCGCTTGCCTTCAGTGAGATGGGGAGCTCGGAAAATTGATATAGATATATTATTAATTGACGATTTAATATATAACACGCCTGAATTAAATATCCCGCATATAAATTTGCATAATAGATTATTTGTGCTTGTGCCGTTAAGAGAGATTTTGCCGGAAAGCTGGACTCACCCGTTAAGTAATAAAACTATTTCAGAATTAATTGACCCGTTACGCAACAAAGACGCATGGCCGCTCAGAATTACGGAATTATAA
- a CDS encoding metallophosphoesterase — protein sequence MMSAFILVPLLVCIYEILSLILPLKISLSSKIVCACILLAGLAKTFLYRRTQTGLDLYELPYALNLILSIIFNFIVIALFLILAKDLIFLVCRFIIKCKFPAHHVSLFVLSIAICAALYGTYEGLRVPDVNIHEVKIKGLGQDLDGLKIAMLVDIHADQLSNKNFVSSITARTNALSPDIILIPGDFVDGQVESRSADVEPLKNLRAKFGVYAATGNHEYYFDLAGWLEYIKSLGIKFLENENIIIKSGDSQIIIAGVPDQTSGNHNVSLALQNIPENSPIILMDHRPSEARENAKYNIALQLSGHTHGGQMPGLKYLVARANRGFVRGWYEIDNMKLYVSPGTSQWNGFSARLLDPSEITLLILRDDL from the coding sequence ATGATGTCAGCATTTATATTAGTGCCTTTGCTAGTTTGTATTTATGAGATATTGAGCTTGATATTGCCGTTAAAAATTTCTTTATCGTCAAAAATTGTGTGTGCTTGTATATTACTGGCTGGGCTTGCGAAAACTTTTTTATATCGCAGGACTCAAACTGGACTGGATTTATACGAGCTGCCATATGCTTTAAATTTAATTTTGTCGATTATATTTAATTTTATAGTTATAGCGTTATTCTTGATTCTGGCAAAAGATTTAATATTTCTAGTGTGCAGATTTATAATTAAATGCAAATTCCCGGCTCATCATGTTTCATTATTTGTATTATCGATTGCGATTTGCGCGGCTTTATACGGGACTTATGAGGGCTTGAGAGTTCCCGATGTAAATATTCATGAAGTCAAAATTAAGGGACTCGGTCAAGATTTAGACGGCTTAAAAATTGCTATGCTTGTAGACATTCACGCGGATCAATTAAGCAATAAAAATTTTGTGAGTTCAATTACAGCAAGAACTAACGCATTGAGTCCGGATATAATATTAATCCCCGGCGATTTCGTTGACGGTCAAGTTGAATCAAGAAGTGCAGACGTTGAGCCTTTAAAAAATTTGCGCGCTAAGTTCGGAGTCTATGCTGCAACGGGGAATCATGAATATTATTTTGATTTAGCGGGCTGGCTTGAGTATATAAAATCACTGGGAATAAAATTTTTAGAAAACGAGAATATTATAATCAAATCAGGAGATTCGCAAATTATAATCGCAGGAGTCCCCGATCAGACAAGCGGCAATCATAATGTTTCACTCGCACTGCAAAATATTCCCGAAAACTCGCCTATTATCTTAATGGATCACAGACCGAGCGAGGCACGAGAAAACGCAAAATATAATATCGCCCTGCAGTTATCAGGCCACACTCACGGCGGACAAATGCCGGGATTAAAATATTTAGTAGCTCGTGCAAATAGGGGCTTTGTGCGAGGCTGGTATGAAATCGATAACATGAAATTATACGTCAGCCCGGGGACTTCTCAATGGAACGGATTCAGCGCGAGATTATTAGACCCGTCGGAAATTACGTTATTAATTTTGCGTGATGATTTATAA
- a CDS encoding LicD family protein translates to MGRFASNFIKFKNSLRERGVHKTFIRALKKVSGILDCEEGVETLYYFLNHYVDITKLPPATGDLRKLQLCDAVLLSIFDAICEKQGWQYWLSWGTLLGAVRHKGFIPWDDDLDICMTREDYNKACNKLPEILASFGSDSLHCNTSAACIGLGYEHSKTGIWCDIFPTDKIYAESENDNALISRIYKYKKFYAKKGKNLSPAELDSARSQIINYTGGGYALHSVEFSIKPLICKFDIIFPLTKIEFEGYKLSSPCDSHQYLTKEYGDYMQFPKNGVEHHGGDTRPPLREWASRSGVNMDEVLEKLKAIEKFFRS, encoded by the coding sequence ATGGGAAGATTTGCAAGTAATTTTATTAAATTCAAGAATTCATTGCGAGAAAGGGGAGTACATAAAACTTTTATCCGCGCTTTAAAAAAAGTATCCGGCATTCTTGACTGTGAAGAAGGAGTCGAGACCCTTTATTATTTCTTGAATCATTATGTCGATATTACGAAATTGCCGCCTGCAACGGGAGATTTAAGAAAGCTGCAATTATGTGACGCAGTATTATTATCAATTTTTGATGCTATTTGCGAAAAACAGGGCTGGCAGTACTGGCTTTCATGGGGGACTCTTCTCGGAGCAGTTAGACATAAAGGCTTTATCCCGTGGGATGATGATTTAGATATTTGCATGACTAGAGAGGACTATAACAAAGCATGTAATAAATTACCGGAGATTCTTGCTTCATTCGGTTCAGATTCGCTTCATTGCAATACGAGTGCCGCCTGTATTGGACTAGGTTATGAACACTCAAAGACGGGCATATGGTGCGATATATTTCCTACAGATAAAATTTACGCAGAATCAGAAAATGATAATGCCTTAATTTCACGAATCTATAAATATAAAAAATTTTACGCGAAGAAGGGCAAAAATTTATCGCCTGCTGAACTTGATTCGGCACGCTCACAAATCATTAATTATACTGGGGGGGGGTATGCACTGCATTCCGTAGAGTTTTCCATTAAGCCTTTGATTTGCAAATTTGATATTATATTCCCCCTCACTAAAATCGAATTTGAAGGCTATAAATTAAGTTCTCCCTGTGATTCTCATCAATATTTGACAAAAGAATACGGCGATTATATGCAATTCCCTAAAAACGGCGTTGAACATCATGGCGGCGACACAAGACCCCCGCTCCGTGAATGGGCATCAAGAAGCGGAGTCAATATGGACGAAGTATTAGAAAAGTTAAAGGCAATAGAAAAATTTTTCAGGTCTTAA
- a CDS encoding NFACT family protein, which produces MAFGPEFITGLAGALRDILPLRVNRIEGGDTWAALKISNERWLLFSWTSGAAGICEATQGEINALREISSGRTQMAEALKSRLMHGGEVYSVKQLNRDRILEFAAKRRVSAGLSVNYYLVLEITEPVANFLILDDSRKIDEAARHSTPDINRYRTILPGHSYTPPPVFEGISLTDSESNIIKFEDLQNISGIGRPLARLIQSHWAEHEPISWHSALLKLVSESSQVNCKLIKKNNYLTRIDFDFDEAVNLSPDSIKAARHGVLIPLLRKGREKVLHEIDSKLKRAVKSRERHRDGLIKQLKECHDAEIFRLKGEAILTHIYEIPKRAANINLTDWEGNNLEIALDPDLSPSRNAEKYFKRYRKAKGNPDEIKSNLESINSAIQELQEQHALLDSINDPENFNESVKDLTEWLTPDNNKKFSKPRKKSPEIPPFLSINYDGINILVGLSARGNRHVTFKLARPEDIWLHAHEMPGAHVIIKGVRRSELESSKKNILEYAAGLAAGHSSGKESNSVPVDYTERKYIRSVPGTVALVTYTNPGTLRITPINNN; this is translated from the coding sequence ATGGCATTTGGACCAGAATTTATAACGGGACTCGCGGGGGCATTACGTGATATATTACCCCTGCGGGTTAACCGCATAGAAGGCGGAGACACTTGGGCAGCTTTGAAGATTTCTAATGAAAGATGGCTGCTTTTTTCGTGGACATCAGGAGCTGCGGGAATCTGTGAGGCGACTCAGGGCGAAATAAACGCGTTGCGAGAGATCTCTTCAGGTCGTACACAAATGGCCGAGGCTCTCAAGAGTCGATTAATGCACGGCGGCGAAGTTTATTCAGTCAAGCAATTAAACCGTGATAGAATTCTTGAATTTGCAGCTAAACGGCGGGTCTCTGCAGGTTTGAGCGTGAATTATTATTTAGTTCTCGAAATTACGGAACCTGTAGCAAATTTTTTGATTCTTGATGATTCGCGCAAGATTGACGAGGCAGCAAGACATTCTACACCCGATATTAATAGATATAGAACGATTTTGCCCGGACATTCTTACACTCCGCCCCCAGTCTTTGAAGGAATTTCACTCACTGACTCTGAAAGCAATATTATAAAATTTGAAGACTTGCAAAATATTTCAGGTATAGGCAGACCCTTAGCGCGTTTGATTCAATCTCACTGGGCAGAACATGAGCCTATTTCTTGGCACTCGGCACTGTTAAAGCTAGTTAGTGAATCTTCACAAGTAAATTGCAAGCTAATCAAGAAAAATAATTATTTAACTCGCATAGATTTTGATTTTGACGAGGCCGTAAATTTGAGTCCTGACTCAATAAAAGCAGCTCGGCACGGTGTATTAATTCCGTTATTGCGTAAGGGCCGCGAAAAAGTTCTACACGAGATCGACTCGAAATTAAAACGTGCTGTAAAATCACGAGAAAGACACAGGGACGGACTAATTAAGCAGCTCAAAGAATGCCATGATGCCGAAATTTTTAGACTCAAAGGTGAAGCTATATTAACTCATATTTACGAGATTCCTAAACGTGCAGCAAATATAAATCTCACTGACTGGGAAGGGAATAATTTAGAAATCGCGCTAGATCCTGATTTATCGCCGTCAAGAAATGCGGAAAAATATTTTAAACGTTACCGCAAAGCAAAAGGAAATCCCGACGAAATTAAATCAAATCTTGAGTCAATAAATTCTGCGATTCAAGAGTTACAGGAGCAGCACGCCTTACTTGATTCAATTAATGACCCTGAAAATTTTAACGAGTCCGTGAAAGATCTAACAGAATGGCTCACACCTGATAATAATAAAAAATTTAGCAAGCCGAGAAAGAAATCGCCTGAAATCCCCCCGTTCTTAAGCATAAATTATGACGGCATAAATATTTTAGTGGGACTCTCTGCGCGCGGAAATAGACACGTAACATTTAAACTTGCTAGACCTGAAGATATTTGGCTTCATGCTCACGAAATGCCGGGGGCTCATGTAATTATAAAAGGTGTAAGACGCTCGGAACTAGAATCAAGCAAAAAAAATATTCTTGAATATGCTGCGGGACTGGCTGCCGGGCACTCATCAGGAAAAGAGTCTAACTCCGTCCCGGTTGATTACACAGAAAGAAAATATATCAGATCAGTCCCCGGAACTGTAGCACTTGTTACGTACACGAATCCGGGAACTTTGAGAATTACTCCGATAAATAATAATTAA
- a CDS encoding flagellin, translating to MSMIMNHDITSLMGQRIMMRNSLAMKRSLEKLSTGLRTKIADVDNTAGLAISETMRSRIFGMEKALYNTQDGISLIQTASGALEQTNSMLMRMRELSVQAANDVLTQQDRSYIQVEINEIRDEITRLANTTQFNRKKILSGDNAVLWSSTDKQVKAVINGGIRSIDQFGQKYALDGNYKISVKAQAGQAQTQKSNILKIKHEDSISDKSLNTSAGVKNVEANSIPAGTYSLTLAEAQASEAIITGSQGVGGTYTTESIAATFNDVNIPVNKITISTNDGVEIWSTNSANIFGTDSADAATQAAYFNGGTDSNGQNWAGVLDEIKNSASQKGITITGDDITSLTLTSGGANPRGLKISYEGEGVINSPASEITSTSTNNISAENVFTVESSSGLKDNASILFEVKSVDSVNGLVTLSASANILSQDGTSYKSSIDNILLTDGGESVNLGSMFGNDSLTVGLNGISYVQEGAKFVVNVSAQDLGSDVIGVNISGTGNSQDPNGWTGSPFNGNTLNYILNGSNNNNKEIRFNNYFLNSRSGEVTEGTITLSTGLEFKSAASGGQLDTSNETSLASFKAAYTGRIADKNTQLRDIDKFWDSEGNYLLQQPQELTLTQGDGTQARVMIYGNDTVNDLVKKLNTAVAVGLGQAKYVDDAGKFVTFTEGAKTGAESVAGTLVIRSALTGSKGEISISGSEELLNALSLNTIRESKESTYNIDVIDAHDGAIIAQNVNITGNRLVGVVHKNVDVEFDSMMGLQAAWSESTGNYSITSTTGNSGTDIVLHLADNTMIFQTGAGEGEDVILSLGDMSSDALGLNGVNVMSRERAAKSLDLIDKAIDKVSMQQAKLGAAQNRLEHHLGNLTDETEALISANSRIRDTDYASELLEYTKMQILMQANSAMLAQSNQLQTNTILSILR from the coding sequence ATGTCAATGATTATGAATCACGATATAACTTCTTTAATGGGACAAAGAATAATGATGCGAAATTCACTCGCTATGAAGCGTTCACTTGAGAAGTTATCGACGGGATTACGCACAAAAATTGCCGATGTTGACAATACGGCCGGGCTTGCAATCAGTGAAACAATGAGATCCCGTATTTTCGGCATGGAGAAGGCATTATATAACACTCAGGACGGAATAAGCCTCATACAAACCGCGTCGGGTGCACTTGAGCAGACAAATTCAATGCTAATGCGTATGCGTGAATTATCAGTTCAGGCTGCTAATGACGTTTTGACTCAGCAAGATAGAAGTTATATTCAGGTCGAAATTAACGAGATTCGGGACGAGATAACAAGGCTCGCTAATACGACTCAATTTAACCGGAAAAAAATTTTAAGCGGAGATAATGCCGTTCTCTGGAGCAGTACAGACAAGCAAGTTAAAGCCGTAATTAACGGGGGTATTCGTTCAATTGATCAATTCGGGCAAAAATACGCGCTAGATGGGAATTATAAAATTTCTGTCAAAGCTCAAGCCGGCCAAGCTCAAACGCAAAAATCTAACATTCTCAAGATTAAGCATGAGGACTCAATCAGCGATAAAAGCCTGAATACTTCAGCAGGAGTCAAAAATGTAGAAGCAAATTCTATACCGGCTGGGACTTATTCATTAACACTCGCGGAGGCTCAAGCGTCAGAAGCAATTATTACAGGCTCACAGGGAGTCGGAGGCACTTATACAACTGAGTCAATAGCAGCAACTTTTAACGATGTAAATATTCCCGTAAATAAAATCACGATTTCAACAAATGACGGTGTAGAAATTTGGAGCACTAACAGCGCGAATATTTTCGGGACTGACTCGGCGGACGCGGCGACTCAAGCGGCATATTTCAACGGAGGCACTGACTCGAACGGGCAAAACTGGGCGGGAGTCCTTGACGAGATAAAGAATTCAGCCTCACAAAAGGGAATCACTATAACGGGCGATGATATTACATCATTGACTTTAACGAGCGGGGGCGCAAATCCACGCGGGCTGAAAATTTCCTACGAGGGTGAAGGCGTTATTAATTCTCCTGCTTCTGAAATTACTTCAACGAGCACTAATAATATTTCTGCTGAAAATGTCTTCACAGTTGAAAGCAGTTCAGGACTCAAGGACAACGCCAGCATTTTATTTGAAGTCAAGAGTGTTGACAGCGTGAACGGGCTTGTTACGTTGAGTGCTTCGGCCAATATTTTATCTCAAGACGGCACGAGCTATAAATCTTCAATTGATAATATATTACTCACTGACGGCGGCGAATCTGTAAATCTCGGCTCAATGTTCGGCAATGATTCTTTAACTGTCGGCTTGAATGGAATTTCTTATGTTCAGGAAGGCGCAAAATTTGTCGTTAATGTCAGTGCTCAAGATTTAGGCTCGGACGTAATAGGCGTAAATATCTCAGGCACAGGGAACAGCCAAGATCCAAACGGATGGACTGGCAGCCCATTCAACGGGAACACTCTTAATTATATTCTCAACGGCAGCAATAATAATAATAAAGAAATTCGCTTCAATAATTATTTCTTGAATTCCCGCTCCGGTGAAGTAACAGAAGGAACTATAACACTTTCTACAGGTTTAGAATTTAAGAGTGCTGCTTCAGGCGGACAACTTGACACAAGCAATGAAACCTCATTAGCAAGTTTTAAGGCAGCTTATACGGGACGAATTGCCGACAAGAATACACAATTGCGCGATATAGATAAATTCTGGGACTCTGAGGGGAATTATTTATTACAACAGCCTCAAGAATTGACGTTGACACAAGGCGACGGGACTCAAGCAAGAGTCATGATTTACGGCAATGACACAGTAAATGACCTAGTCAAGAAATTAAATACTGCTGTTGCTGTAGGACTCGGCCAAGCAAAATATGTTGATGACGCGGGCAAATTCGTAACTTTCACAGAAGGTGCTAAAACGGGCGCGGAGTCAGTCGCAGGGACTCTTGTGATTCGTTCGGCTCTTACTGGCTCAAAAGGTGAGATAAGCATATCAGGCAGTGAAGAATTATTAAACGCTTTATCACTGAATACTATTCGCGAATCAAAAGAATCGACATATAATATTGACGTGATTGACGCTCACGACGGGGCAATTATCGCACAAAACGTAAATATAACCGGTAACCGCTTAGTCGGAGTAGTTCACAAAAATGTAGATGTCGAATTTGACTCAATGATGGGACTTCAGGCAGCGTGGAGCGAGTCAACCGGCAATTATTCAATAACGAGCACTACAGGAAATTCCGGAACTGATATAGTTTTGCACTTGGCCGATAACACTATGATATTTCAGACTGGAGCAGGCGAGGGAGAAGACGTTATATTATCTCTCGGTGATATGAGCTCGGACGCGCTTGGCCTTAACGGAGTAAATGTTATGAGTCGTGAGAGAGCGGCAAAATCTCTTGACTTAATTGACAAGGCTATAGATAAAGTCTCAATGCAGCAAGCAAAATTAGGAGCGGCACAAAACAGGCTCGAACATCATTTAGGGAATCTCACGGACGAGACAGAAGCGTTAATTTCAGCTAATAGCCGGATTCGTGATACTGATTACGCCAGCGAATTATTAGAATACACTAAGATGCAGATTTTAATGCAGGCTAATAGTGCAATGTTAGCGCAATCGAATCAATTACAGACTAATACAATTTTAAGCATATTGAGGTAA
- a CDS encoding flagellar protein FlaG — MKLDYTPPAFTQSAAAEHQRQVIKTRILGNAGAELPEHRQNNNEKKISDDKSRQTRQQTKLEQLADKAKSEVLDKASEMRYLKYDIIDDADIVQVSVINSSDGTIIRKFPPDKVVSLVRKIREKFLNKSGLNLLDMKL; from the coding sequence ATGAAGCTGGATTATACCCCTCCGGCTTTTACTCAATCAGCTGCGGCAGAACATCAGCGTCAGGTCATAAAGACTCGTATACTTGGAAATGCAGGCGCGGAATTGCCCGAACATAGACAGAATAATAACGAGAAAAAAATTTCTGATGATAAATCGCGGCAGACAAGGCAGCAAACAAAGCTCGAACAGTTAGCTGACAAGGCAAAAAGTGAAGTGCTTGATAAGGCCTCTGAAATGCGTTATCTCAAGTATGATATTATAGATGACGCTGATATAGTTCAGGTCAGTGTGATAAACAGCTCGGACGGGACAATAATTCGCAAGTTTCCGCCGGATAAAGTCGTGAGTCTTGTAAGAAAGATTCGCGAAAAATTTTTAAATAAGTCGGGCTTGAATTTACTCGACATGAAATTATAG